A part of Candidatus Auribacterota bacterium genomic DNA contains:
- the rpe gene encoding ribulose-phosphate 3-epimerase: MRTAPGIKIAPSLLAADFGRLGDEAQAAESSGADMLHLDVMDGHFVPNITIGPGTVAAIRKRVRIPLDVHLMISEPDKYIDAFVEAGADILTVHAEVLPRLHHTLQVIRSRGIKAGVSINPATPLRDIEAVLDEADLVLLMTVNPGFGGQKFIRSVLPKIADLRKIADTRGYAFDIEVDGGITLHSAREAAEAGATIIVAGTAIFGASDIAHAIKVLREAAQFVAGE, encoded by the coding sequence GTGCGAACTGCTCCGGGAATCAAAATTGCCCCCTCGCTGCTGGCGGCCGATTTCGGCAGGCTGGGAGATGAGGCGCAGGCCGCTGAATCGTCAGGCGCCGATATGCTGCATCTCGACGTGATGGACGGCCACTTCGTGCCCAACATCACCATCGGACCGGGAACAGTAGCGGCGATCCGGAAGCGGGTCAGGATTCCCCTGGATGTCCACCTTATGATCAGCGAGCCTGATAAATATATTGATGCGTTCGTCGAGGCAGGGGCCGATATCCTCACCGTGCACGCCGAGGTCCTCCCTCGCCTCCACCACACGCTCCAGGTGATTCGCTCCAGAGGCATCAAAGCGGGCGTTTCCATAAATCCGGCGACTCCGTTGAGGGATATCGAGGCCGTGCTCGACGAGGCCGACCTCGTGTTGCTCATGACCGTCAACCCGGGATTCGGCGGCCAGAAATTCATTCGCTCCGTTCTGCCGAAAATAGCGGACTTGCGGAAGATCGCCGACACAAGGGGATACGCATTTGACATTGAGGTGGACGGCGGAATAACACTGCATTCCGCGCGGGAGGCGGCGGAGGCGGGCGCCACTATTATCGTGGCAGGCACCGCGATCTTCGGCGCGAGCGATATCGCTCACGCCATTAAGGTGCTACGAGAAGCCGCTCAGTTCGTTGCAGGTGAATGA
- the lepA gene encoding translation elongation factor 4 → MTPRIDHIRNFSIIAHIDHGKSTLADRLLQLTHTIDERQFRDQFLDDMDLERERGITIKAHPVRMRYVARDGKEYILNLIDTPGHVDFSYEVSRSLSACEGALLVVDASQGVEAQTVANCHLCMQNNLKIIPVINKIDIASADVDETKRQLEDVLALPSEDAICVSAKEGTGIDQLMEAIVRLIPPPEMPKRDELKALIFDSLFDTFRGVIVHVRVFSGHVEAATRIQLMATGKTFEVHEVGIFMPEADSREQLQAGEVGYIIANIKDSADVRIGDTITSASRPAAQPLPGFRRLRPMVFSGFYPVNTSEYEGLKSSLNRLRLNDPSFTYEAENSVALGFGFRCGFLGLLHMEIIQERLEREYNMGIVATVPSVIYSVKKKDGSTIEIDNPVRLPPTQETEEIREPMIRACIIVPNQMISSMMKLAQERRGECVGTESLDKHRVILTMELPFNEVVIDFYDRLKTVTSGYGSMDYEHIGFRASDIVKLDILINKEPVDAFSCLVHRSKAEHRGRQLAEKLKEVIPQQLFRVAIQAAIGNRIIASEVVRPLKKDVTAKCYGGDITRKRKLWEKQKEGKKKMKQIGKINIPQKAFIEVLKMD, encoded by the coding sequence ATGACTCCTCGCATAGATCATATAAGAAACTTCTCGATTATCGCTCATATAGACCACGGCAAGTCCACGCTGGCTGACCGTCTTCTCCAGCTGACTCACACCATTGATGAACGGCAGTTCAGGGACCAGTTTCTTGACGATATGGACCTGGAGAGGGAGCGTGGGATCACGATCAAGGCTCATCCCGTCCGCATGCGCTATGTGGCGCGGGACGGCAAAGAATACATTCTCAACCTGATTGATACTCCCGGCCACGTTGATTTCAGCTATGAGGTCTCACGCAGCCTCTCGGCGTGCGAGGGAGCGCTGCTCGTCGTTGACGCATCGCAAGGCGTTGAAGCTCAAACAGTTGCGAACTGCCACCTCTGCATGCAGAACAATCTCAAGATCATTCCCGTCATCAATAAGATAGATATCGCGAGCGCCGACGTTGATGAAACCAAGCGCCAGCTCGAGGATGTGCTCGCGCTGCCCTCGGAAGACGCCATCTGTGTGAGCGCCAAGGAGGGCACCGGGATTGATCAGTTGATGGAGGCAATCGTGAGGCTCATCCCCCCACCCGAGATGCCGAAAAGGGATGAGCTTAAGGCCCTGATTTTTGATTCTCTCTTCGATACCTTCCGCGGCGTGATTGTCCACGTGCGCGTCTTCAGCGGCCATGTGGAGGCGGCGACAAGGATCCAGCTCATGGCGACCGGGAAGACCTTTGAAGTCCATGAGGTCGGTATTTTCATGCCCGAGGCTGACTCCCGTGAACAGCTTCAGGCGGGGGAGGTGGGCTACATTATCGCCAACATTAAGGATTCAGCCGATGTGCGGATCGGCGATACCATCACCAGCGCGAGCAGGCCAGCCGCTCAGCCGCTCCCGGGCTTCAGGCGGCTGCGCCCGATGGTGTTCAGCGGCTTTTACCCGGTCAACACCTCAGAATACGAAGGCCTCAAATCCTCCCTGAACCGCCTCCGGCTCAATGACCCCTCCTTCACCTATGAAGCGGAAAACTCGGTTGCCCTCGGGTTCGGCTTCCGCTGCGGTTTCCTCGGGCTCCTGCACATGGAGATCATCCAGGAGCGCCTCGAGCGCGAATATAACATGGGCATTGTGGCAACTGTTCCCAGTGTGATCTACTCCGTCAAGAAAAAGGATGGGAGCACCATTGAAATTGACAACCCCGTGCGCCTGCCGCCGACACAAGAAACAGAGGAAATCCGCGAACCGATGATCCGGGCATGCATCATCGTGCCCAATCAAATGATCAGTTCAATGATGAAACTCGCTCAGGAACGAAGGGGTGAGTGCGTCGGGACTGAATCGCTCGATAAACATCGCGTCATCCTCACCATGGAGCTCCCATTCAATGAGGTCGTGATTGACTTTTACGACCGTCTGAAAACAGTCACGAGCGGCTATGGGTCGATGGACTACGAACACATCGGCTTCCGGGCGTCGGACATCGTCAAGCTGGACATCCTCATCAACAAAGAGCCTGTTGACGCGTTCTCATGCCTCGTCCACCGGAGCAAGGCCGAGCACAGGGGACGCCAGCTCGCGGAGAAGCTCAAAGAGGTCATTCCCCAGCAGCTCTTCCGCGTGGCCATCCAGGCGGCCATAGGCAACCGGATCATCGCGAGCGAGGTGGTGCGGCCGCTCAAGAAGGATGTGACGGCGAAGTGCTACGGCGGCGACATCACGCGCAAGCGCAAGCTCTGGGAGAAGCAGAAAGAGGGGAAGAAGAAAATGAAGCAGATCGGCAAAATCAACATTCCTCAGAAGGCCTTTATCGAAGTGCTGAAGATGGACTGA
- the lepB gene encoding signal peptidase I: MSFWKNRKIVSYARLVLKTTRKSYLRHGKKLIERDAHCLENDITAVADALRSGNISDVEKSAEKLHSSFERYLGFAKKSVIREYAEAFLFALILAVFLRTFVIQLFKIPTGSMEPTLHGAQNYGFGDHIVVNKFIYGPQTLDWVGVPWTNYGFDLPTWRFTKLALREPKRGDIVVFKFPFNYHCNQCYVDFNLSRGTPRVCPSCGSRHVEYQNKDFVKRCIGLPGETVEIRDGDIYIDDALVTEPKIVKDIHYTNILSGNGPGRGVYGYRGQRFKVPQNAYFVLGDNSANSKDSRFWGFVPCEDIRGEAFFIYLPPKRIGLIR; encoded by the coding sequence ATGAGTTTCTGGAAAAATAGAAAGATAGTCAGCTATGCCAGGCTGGTGCTCAAAACAACGCGAAAGAGCTACCTGAGACATGGCAAAAAGCTCATCGAGCGCGATGCGCATTGCCTCGAGAATGACATAACGGCGGTTGCTGACGCGCTGCGGAGCGGGAATATTTCCGATGTAGAGAAATCTGCCGAGAAACTGCACAGCAGTTTCGAGAGGTACCTTGGGTTTGCCAAGAAATCGGTTATCAGGGAATATGCAGAGGCCTTCCTTTTCGCCCTCATCCTGGCGGTCTTCTTGCGCACCTTCGTGATACAGCTCTTCAAAATCCCCACGGGCTCCATGGAACCCACGCTCCACGGCGCTCAGAATTACGGCTTCGGAGACCATATCGTGGTGAATAAGTTCATCTATGGCCCGCAGACGCTCGATTGGGTCGGCGTCCCGTGGACAAATTATGGGTTTGATCTGCCCACCTGGCGCTTTACAAAACTCGCGCTGCGGGAACCGAAGCGCGGCGATATCGTCGTCTTTAAATTTCCGTTTAACTACCACTGCAATCAATGCTATGTCGATTTCAATCTGTCAAGAGGTACGCCCCGGGTATGCCCATCCTGTGGGTCCCGGCATGTAGAATACCAGAATAAGGATTTCGTCAAACGTTGCATAGGGCTCCCTGGCGAGACGGTTGAGATACGCGACGGTGATATCTATATCGATGATGCGCTCGTAACCGAACCGAAGATTGTCAAGGATATCCACTATACCAATATTCTCTCCGGCAACGGGCCGGGGCGGGGGGTATACGGCTATAGAGGGCAAAGATTCAAGGTGCCCCAGAACGCCTATTTTGTCCTGGGCGACAATAGCGCCAACAGCAAGGACAGCCGTTTCTGGGGTTTTGTCCCGTGTGAGGATATCCGCGGGGAAGCCTTTTTTATCTACCTCCCACCGAAGAGAATAGGGTTAATTAGATAG